A DNA window from Vanessa cardui chromosome 16, ilVanCard2.1, whole genome shotgun sequence contains the following coding sequences:
- the LOC124536211 gene encoding opsin-2-like: MIPVLNMDNKTENYNIYGAYFAPLRSSDGIKMLVDGLEGEDLAAVPEHWFSYAAPPASAHTALALLYCFFTAAALIGNGLVVFIFATTKSLRTSSNLLILNLAIFDFIMMAKAPLFIYNSAMRGFATGALGCQIFAVMGSYSGIGAGMTNACIAYDRHSTITRPLDGRLSRGKALLMIALVWIYATPWSLMPLFKVWGRFVPEGYLTSCTFDYLSNTFDTKLFVACIFVCSYVFPMSFIIYFYSGIVKQVFAHEAALREQAKKMNVESLRSNQNASAESAEIRIAKAALTVCFLFVASWTPYGVMSLIGAFGDQQLLTPGVTMIPAVTCKLVACIDPWVYAISHPKYRQELQRRMPWLQINEPDDNASTGTNNTANSSAPATA, from the exons ATGATCCCGGTACTCAACATGGACAATAAGacggaaaattataatatctatgGTGCTTACTTCGCTCCCCTcag ATCTAGCGATGGCATCAAGATGCTGGTCGACGGTCTGGAGGGCGAAGACTTGGCAGCAGTTCCTGAGCACTGGTTTTCCTACGCCGCACCGCCCGCCAGCGCGCACACCGCATTGGCGCTCCTTTACTGCTTTTTCACTGCTGCTGCTTTAATTGGAAATGGActagtagtatttatatttgcCAC TACAAAGAGCTTACGAACATCCAGCAATCTACTCATCCTAAATCTAGCAATCTTTGATTTTATCATGATGGCAAAGGCGCCGCTTTTCATCTACAACAGCGCCATGCGAGGCTTTGCTACAGGGGCTTTGGGATGTCAGATCTTCGCTGTTATGGGTTCTTATAGCGGCATCGGTGCGGGGATGACCAACGCTTGTATCGCATATGATAG ACATTCAACAATAACTCGTCCACTCGATGGGCGGTTATCGCGTGGAAAAGCTTTATTGATGATAGCTCTCGTATGGATTTACGCTACACCTTGGTCATTAATGCCATTATTCAAAGTTTGGGGACGATTTGTACCCG AGGGTTACTTAACATCGTGTACGTTTGACTACCTTTCCAACACATTCGACACCAAATTATTTGTAGCATGCATATTCGTATGCAGCTATGTTTTTCCCATGagttttatcatatatttctaCAGCGGAATCGTCAAACAAGTATTTGCACACGAAGCAGCCCTAAG GGAACAAGCGAAGAAGATGAACGTTGAATCGTTGAGATCTAATCAGAACGCATCTGCGGAATCGGCTGAGATCCGAATCGCGAAGGCAGCGCTCACCGTGTGCTTTCTCTTTGTCGCTTCTTGGACTCCTTACGGCGTGATGTCGTTAATAGGAGCTTTTGGAGATCAGCAACTTTTAACGCCTGGT GTAACCATGATTCCTGCGGTAACGTGTAAGTTGGTAGCGTGTATCGACCCTTGGGTCTATGCAATCAGCCATCCAAAATACAG acaaGAACTTCAGAGACGAATGCCTTGGCTCCAAATCAACGAGCCAGATGACAACGCTTCGACAGGCACCAACAACACAGCAAATTCTTCTGCGCCAGCAACAGCGTAA
- the LOC124536212 gene encoding uncharacterized protein C16orf52 homolog A, which produces MDKLTVISGTLFMTADVFAIVSLAMPDWIITDVGGDTRLGLMWSCITLYNRPQVCFTPDLQPEWLLALICIFMGCICITTTVILLASSHFDRNVIPYARWVGFAAMVVFCLAAVIFPMGFHVDEIGGQPYQLPNSHQVGISYILFVLSLWITVISELFAGKVCLPHF; this is translated from the exons ATGGATAAGCTAACTGTAATTTCTGGAACTTTGTTTATGACTGCAGATGTTTTTGCAATCGTGAGTCTTGCTATGCCAGATTGGATAATTACTGATGTAGgag gtgaTACTCGTCTGGGATTGATGTGGTCTTGTATAACATTGTATAACCGTCCACAAGTGTGTTTTACCCCAGATCTGCAGCCAGAATGGTTATTAGCattgatatgtatatttatgggATGCATTTGTATAACAACTACTGTAATTTTACTTGCATCAAGTCATTTTGATCGTAATGTGATACCTTATGCACGCTGGGTTGGATTTGCAGCGA tggTGGTATTTTGCTTAGCCGCTGTTATATTTCCTATGGGCTTTCATGTGGATGAAATTGGTGGCCAACCTTACCAACTACCAAATAGCCATCAAGTTggaatatcatatatattatttgttctttCACTATGGATAACTGTGATATCTGAACTTTTTGCAGGAAAAGTTTGCCTGCCTCACTTTTAA
- the LOC124536175 gene encoding chromobox protein homolog 1-like, translated as MRKVSKSRTDDDMVSSTNGSGSLSNEEHQEAEKSVHDEKESNDKLDGSDFESESEKPKESTKKTKAKSKSKKKKSDKSNNKKDAEEEFEVEKIVDSKRIKGKLHYLIRWKGYSVDSDTWEPAHTLSCPDLINKFNEEKENSKNTPKSNKKRKGVKKESKSPPKKTKTEWDGKNADANAEYEVERILEVHHKKNGAREFLIHWKGWASQFDSWEPESNLNCPELIKKFMEKVDVARSSESRNLRVAPETTHRFTLQDPSSGRRLSKRRGQRQRVRYDNAE; from the exons ATGCGGAAAGTATCGAAGAGTCGTACGGACGATGATATGGTTTCGTCCACAAATGGATCTGGATCTCTAAGTAATGAGGAGCATCAGGAAGCCGAGAAATCAGTTCATGACGAAAAAGAGTCTAATGATAAATTAGACGGCAGCGATTTTGAAAGTGAATCTGAGAAGCCCAAAGAATCAACTAAGAAAACTAAAGCTAAAAGTAAatcgaagaaaaaaaaatctgataaaAGTAACAACAAAAAAGACGCCGAAGAAGAATTTGAG GTGGAGAAAATTGTAGATTCGAAGAGAATCAAGGGAAAATTGCATTACTTAATTCGTTGGAAGGGATATTCTGTTGATAGTGATACCTGGGAACCTGCTCATACACTATCATGCCCTGACTTGATTAACAAATTCAATGAAGAA AAGGAAAATTCAAAAAACACACCTAAGAGTAATAAAAAGAGGAAAGGTGTAAAGAAAGAGAGCAAGTCACCACCCAAAAAAACTAAAACGGAATGGGATGGAAAAAATGCAGATGCCAATGCTGAATATGAG GTGGAACGTATTCTTGAAGTACACCATAAGAAGAATGGAGCTCGAGAATTTCTTATTCATTGGAAGGGGTGGGCCAGCCAGTTTGACTCGTGGGAACCTGAAAGCAATTTAAATTGCCCTGAATTGATAAAGAAGTTCATGGAAAAG GTGGACGTCGCTCGCTCGTCGGAGTCTAGGAATCTCAGGGTGGCGCCGGAAACGACGCATCGCTTTACATTGCAAGATCCGTCGTCGGGCCGCCGACTCAGCAAACGCAGGGGGCAGCGTCAACG TGTGCGATATGATAATGCAGAGTAG
- the LOC124536051 gene encoding leukocyte receptor cluster member 8 homolog, translated as MTDNSSKEPPLQTMSGMPPNHNPWMYSLYHQYNGYHGGMFPQFYNHQYFNQMGNSGGFHNDGHHFQQNKDNKVDFGHPQFSKPPPSLLGMSPLDASRPFNNQSPIRFNLSGNRKSAPIPPNENPLLANSNAKKKRKKGNKTNNESDEVLLPPLPDHPPPLPPCPPPDLPKPPPPPPLDVPLPPPIATEDIPEPLEEPKSNNNEENELENIVPSDNSSNFLKSSPIQTSGTWPESLERYIKRCYEKCKTAFDRDQIDICLKGRITAAANKDEIWTRNWDEEPIPSVHSERNNLSVKPVRGTLALYQKSEAVSELYKGKPALSARSFNGHKSPSQRRRKAHSRSHSKSKSPPRKRNSTSSGSSDEIEDKKNKNKNRQKVKDRLSLDQKKPEKFQKNNKKKACNQFIVEDVQGNAEKLQKRAQRFGNLNIPTIASSVQANTKRQQPCPRKPIIQDTEGDYELNNMHIVGTSTEIEKSFLRLTKAPEACEVRPVAVLRNSLRNVKERWIDRQDYRYACDQLKSIRQDLTVQGIRDNFTVEVYETHARIALEKGDHEEFNQCQTQLKMLYSELPNSRANEAEFKAYRILYYIFTNNTLDLTTIFQHLSKEDRENECIKHALNTRCAWATGNLHKFFVLYKTAPMMAGYLIDWIVDRERKNYLKFIIKSYRQSVPVDFIVRELAFESKSKAFEFLNQFPLSYTGSDQSHIDCKASLQVVNQNI; from the exons ATGACTGATAATTCTTCTAAAGAACCCCCGTTACAAACTATGAGTGGCATGCCACCCAACCACAACCCATGGATGTACAGTCTTTATCACCAATACAATGGGTATCACGGTGGCATGTTCCCGCAGTTTTACAATCATCAATACTTCAATCAAATGGGAAATTCTGGAGGATTTCATAACGACGGTCATCATTTTCAACAAAATAAGGACAATAAAGTTGATTTCGGTCATCCTCAGTTTTCCAAACCTCCGCCGTCTTTGTTAGGAATGTCTCCACTTGATGCCAGTCGTCCGTTTAATAATCAATCCCCCATCAGGTTTAATCTCTCTGGTAATAGAAAGTCCGCCCCAATCCCACCAAACGAGAATCCTCTTTTGGCAAATAGCAATGCTAAGAAAAAGCGCAAGAAgggaaataaaacaaacaacgaATCGGATGAAGTTTTGTTACCCCCTCTGCCAGATCATCCGCCACCGCTTCCTCCATGCCCTCCCCCTGATTTACCTAAGCCTCCTCCACCTCCTCCGCTGGATGTTCCATTACCACCTCCTATTGCGACTGAAGATATCCCCGAACCGCTTGAAGAACCTAAGAGTAACAATAATGAAGAGAATGAATTGGAGAATATTGTCCCAAGTGACAATTCTTCAAATTTTTTGAAATCGTCTCCAATACAAACATCAGGAACATGGCCTGAGAGCTTAGAAAGGTACATTAAGAGATGTTATGAGAAGTGTAAAACAGCATTTGATCGTGATCAAATTGATATATGTTTAAAGGGACGTATTACAGCTGCAGCAAACAAAGATGAAATATGGACAAGAAACTGGGATGAGGAACCAATTCCTAGTGTTCATAGTGAAAGGAATAATTTGTCCGTGAAACCTGTTCGTGGTACATTAGCACTATATCAAAAGTCTGAGGCTGTTTCAGAGCTTTATAAGGGAAAACCTGCATTAAGTGCAAGAAGTTTTAATGGACACAAGAGCCCTTCTCAGAGGAGGCGTAAAGCTCATTCTAGAAGTCACTCCAAATCTAAAAGCCCACCAAGAAAAAGGAAtag CACTTCATCTGGTTCCAGTGATGAAATTGAAGATAAAAAGAATAAGAACAAAAATCGTCAGAAAGTCAAAGATAGATTGTCATTGGATCAAAAGAAACCAGaaaaatttcagaaaaataataaaaagaaagctTGTAATCAATTTATAGTTGAGGATGTCCAGGGAAATGCTGAAAAATTGCAGAAGAGAGCACAAAGGTttggtaatttaaatattccaacCATAGCTAGTTCTGTTCAAGCAAATACCAAGAGGCAGCAACCCTGTCCAAGAAAGCCTATAATACAAGACACGGAAGGAGACTATGAGCTTAATAACATGCATATTGTGGGAACATCAACAGAAATTGAGAAGTCTTTCTTGAGGTTAACCAAAGCACCAGAAGCTTGTGAAGTGCGACCTGTAGCTGTATTAAGGAATTCCCTTAGAAATGTTAAAGAACGTTGGATAGATAGACAAGATTACAGATATGCATgtgatcaattaaaatctataagaCAAGATTTAACA GTTCAAGGAATACGAGATAATTTCACAGTTGAGGTATATGAAACACATGCCAGGATAGCTTTAGAGAAAGGAGATCACGAGGAGTTCAATCAATGTCAAACACAGCTTAAAATGCTCTACTCTGAGCTACCAAATAGTAGGGCTAATGAAGCAGAATTTAAAGCTTATAggatattgtattatatatttacaaacaatacattgg atcttacaacaatatttcagcATCTTTCTAAAGAGGATAGAGAAAATGAATGTATTAAGCATGCACTAAACACTCGATGTGCTTGGGCAACTGGAAACTTACATAAATTTTTTGTGTTGTATAAGACAGCTCCAATGATGGCAGGATATCTGATAGACTGGATTGTGGACAGGGAGAGGAAAAATTATCTCAAATTCATCATAAAGTC CTACAGACAGAGTGTTCCTGTGGACTTCATCGTTCGAGAGTTGGCGTTTGAGTCAAAATCTAAGGCTTTTGAGTTCTTGAATCAATTTCCTCTATCTTACACTGGCAGCGATCAGAGTCACATCGATTGCAAAGCCAGTCTACAAGTTGTTAACCAAAACATCTAA
- the LOC124536214 gene encoding vacuolar protein sorting-associated protein 8 homolog, which produces MDLLKTPSTQSLLDSDLESVESLQYVDFEELDEVEYALPASEAPTLAEVLSSDVLENENKLPFKNLEESTTCSALQVDFLQAISQQLTQAQERSSAGAATTLSIGSNGRLSVGTAHGHILSFHDQTLRWVCDANGDNGAVTCLSYNHDSTRLLAGFARGLVYQYESIRGIILRRVVLGGEIWGTLRVTWAGTSGLALDTGGSVWLIKFSRPLGVRSARVSCLFSGARGEVVAMSARDARILALATLSRVIIVAGGRAAGVRLDGPADVLPVLEWCELDVRMLVCARANIMQWLAVSLSGSSINLRPVQRVELKSSPIWLGWLGGGLAIFDSDENLRLWGDDYDKPLDLSQIEPVYSSAFFKGHWTDGRVSRAMCKAGESALGGACISEGTLALLGRRGVVRVKPRDLLARAQAFIASGRYTQALRLLCSSQGPETKKLAIEFIGNLADRPHILSNKNIAVQVVKLCLKYDLSDELWNCLWENCSGEQAFVEALGDAAVRGEFSNSPPSPDFTQDLIEKLAEFEPELVERVVASLPLTSLDPHRASVFTRQRGLWRGVGAIAAALDGCSGAMRELVAHVQPSCGGGGSGRCACAGAALLLAAADALAGRGAGGRALPAHARPSARHDALHALLAEEGGVGSPLRVLVRHDTSAAVRLLEQCAREPPFAGPLGKQNRLRVARALLACTADLQESERRVEIIEFIAGQLQAGALPLDQEVIKNIQQLVDSTDCERADRAWLAILARIRTQRDQMLLQYRDAVLRPRVLWRIDSMLDRHDEALKQFFNIQNPSDQDIDEFFEYLRTRVEADADTRLRIQPYFSALVELRPRLAAALLDENCNESLGTILDSLSSKCKIEFGQCLIEMGRLRGDAAAIYLRNLGILHPSDVKDFLIKNPGIIRPEDALGIVRDLRLSEAEPVCLEATGDYAGALEALLALISTTRDENTKEDLISEASGLCLRVAPTVPPQAAAEMWTRLLRSVGSVPPTLLFEAIAFLPIEELVVETCDSTRVALTILAGGAGRREVWECVSRVRRREAHEALARALAAARRGLAVRGRCRRCERPLGSRAGVRTGHCARAFHADCEAEASCACGRRAPAESLALAPLPRRRVAAPQDYNLQLVAPPRPDLDGVV; this is translated from the exons atggatttattaaaaacacCTTCAACCCAATCTTTACTAGATTCTGATTTAGAGTCGGTTGAAAGTCTTCAGTATGTAGATTTTGAAGAG cttGATGAAGTCGAGTATGCTTTGCCTGCTAGTGAAGCTCCGACCCTGGCAGAAGTTTTGTCATCAGATGTATTAGagaatgaaaacaaattaccttttaaaaatCTTGAGGAATCTACTACATGTTCTGCCTTGCAAGTTGATTTCCTACAGGCTATTTCTCAGCAACTGACACAAGCCCAA gaACGATCATCAGCTGGCGCCGCTACAACATTAAGTATAGGATCTAATGGGAGACTGAGTGTAGGGACAGCCCACGGACATATCCTATCATTTCATGATCAAACGTTACGATGGGTTTGTGATGCAAATGGCGACAATGGGGCTGTAACATGTTTATCATATAATCACGATAGTACTCGCCTTTTGGCTGGCTTTGCACGTGGTTTAGTATATCAGTACGAGAGTATACGCGGTATAATCCTCCGACGTGTCGTGCTTGGTGGAGAAATATGGGGAACATTGAGAGTCACCTGGGCTGGAACATCGGGTCTAGCATTGGACACAGGAGGTTCTGTATGGCTAATAAAGTTTTCAAGACCCTTAGGAGTACGTTCTGCAAGAGTTTCCTGCTTGTTTTCGGGCGCCCGTGGTGAAGTTGTGGCTATGAGTGCCCGTGATGCTCGTATTCTAGCCCTAGCAACTCTATCAAGAGTGATAATAGTAGCAGGAGGTCGCGCAGCCGGAGTACGATTAGACGGCCCTGCAGATGTGCTTCCTGTGCTGGAGTGGTGCGAATTAGACGTTAGGATGCTTGTATGTGCACGTGCAAACATAATGCAATGGCTTGCCGTATCATTAAGCGGATCATCAATAAACCTGCGACCTGTACAACGCGTGGAATTGAAATCCTCGCCGATATGGCTCGGTTGGCTTGGTGGTGGTCTGGCTATTTTTGATTCTGATGAGAACCTTCGACTTTGGGGCGATGATTACGACAAACCGTTGGATTTATCTCAAATAGAACCCGTGTATTCGTCTGCTTTTTTTAAG ggCCACTGGACAGATGGTCGCGTGTCACGGGCCATGTGCAAGGCGGGTGAGAGTGCCTTAGGAGGTGCCTGCATATCGGAAGGGACATTAGCGCTCTTGGGACGTCGGGGCGTCGTTCGTGTAAAACCTCGTGATCTTCTAGCAAGGGCACAAGCTTTTATAGCATCTGGACGTTATACGCAAGCTCTAAGGTTGCTCTGCTCATCTCAGGGCCCAGAAACGAAGAAACTAGCCATCGAATTCATTGGAAATTTGGCAGATAGGCCTCATAtattaagcaataaaaatattgctgtcCAAGTTGTCAAGCTGTGTCTCAAATATGATTTGAG CGATGAATTGTGGAATTGTCTTTGGGAGAATTGTTCAGGCGAACAAGCTTTCGTTGAAGCATTAGGAGATGCCGCGGTACGAGGCGAGTTTTCTAACTCGCCACCCTCGCCAGATTTTACACAG GATCTCATCGAAAAATTAGCCGAATTCGAGCCGGAGTTGGTGGAGCGAGTTGTGGCGTCGCTGCCGCTGACGTCGTTGGACCCGCACCGCGCCAGCGTGTTCACGCGCCAGCGCGGCCTGTGGCGCGGCGTGGGCGCCATCGCCGCCGCTCTGG ACGGCTGCAGCGGCGCCATGCGCGAGCTAGTTGCGCACGTGCAGCCCTCGTGCGGCGGCGGCGGCTCGGGGCGCTGCGCATGCGCCGGGGCTGCGCTGCTGCTGGCTGCGGCCGACGCGCTGGCGGGGCGCGGCGCGGGGGGCAGGGCGCTGCCGGCGCACGCGCGCCCCTCCGCCCGCCACGACGCTCTGCACGCGCTTCTCGCCGAGGAA GGCGGCGTCGGCTCGCCGCTGCGCGTGCTGGTGCGGCACGACACGTCGGCGGCCGTGCGGCTGCTGGAGCAGTGCGCGCGCGAGCCGCCCTTCGCGGGCCCGCTCGGCAAGCAGAACCGCCTGCGCGTGGCGCGCGCGCTGCTCGCCTGCACCGCCGATCTGCAG GAGTCCGAAAGACGAGTAGAAATAATAGAATTTATCGCTGGACAGCTACAAGCGGGCGCATTGCCGCTCGACCAGGAAGTCATAAAAAACATACAACAGCTAGTAGACAGCACCGACTGCGAGCGAGCCGACCGGGCGTGGCTGGCGATACTCGCGCGAATACGAACTCAACGAGACCAAATGCTCTTGCAGTACAGGGACGCCGTCCTCCGACCGCGCGTGCTCTGGCGAATAGATTCCATGCTGGATAGACACGACGAGGctctaaaacaattttttaacattcaaaatCCCTCCGATCAAGATATTGACGAATTTTTTGAGTACCTTAGAACGAGAGTTGAGGCCGATGCTGATACGAGACTTCGTATCCAGCCGTATTTTTCAGCGCTCGTCGAACTGCGGCCCCGGTTGGCGGCAGCCCTGTTGGATGAAAATTGTAATGAGTCACTCGGCACTATTCTAGATAGCCTAAGCTCGAAGTGTAAAATTGAATTCGGTCAATGCTTAATAGAAATGGGGCGTCTCCGCGGCGATGCTGCTGCGATTTACTTGCGAAATCTGGGCATTTTGCATCCTAGCGACGTCAAAGATTTTCTAATAAAGAACCCAGGTATCATCAGACCGGAGGACGCGCTGGGTATCGTAAGAGATCTAAGGCTCAGCGAAGCGGAACCGGTCTGCCTAGAAGCCACCGGCGACTACGCGGGCGCTCTCGAAGCACTCCTTGCCCTAATATCGACAACCAGGGACGAAAATACTAAAGAAGACCTGATAAGCGAGGCCAGCGGCCTGTGCCTGAGAGTCGCGCCGACCGTTCCCCCGCAGGCCGCCGCGGAGATGTGGACGCGACTGCTACGCAGCGTCGGCTCCGTGCCGCCGACTCTGCTATTCGAAGCCATCGCCTTCCTCCCCATCGAGGAGCTGGTGGTGGAGACCTGCGACTCGACGCGAGTGGCCCTCACCATactggcgggcggcgcgggcagGCGGGAGGTGTGGGAGTGCGTGTCGCGCGTGCGGCGGAGGGAGGCGCACGAGGCGCTGGCGCGCGCgctggcggcggcgcggcgcgggctGGCCGTGCGCGGGCGCTGCCGGCGCTGCGAGCGCCCGCTGGGCTCGCGGGCCGGCGTGCGCACGGGGCACTGCGCGCGCGCCTTCCACGCCGACTGCGAGGCGGAGGCGAGCTGCGCATGCGGCCGGCGCGCGCCCGCCGAGTCGCTGGCGCTGGCGCCGTTGCCGCGCCGCCGCGTTGCCGCGCCGCAGGACTACAACCTGCAGCTGGTCGCCCCGCCTCGACCCGACTTGGACGGTGTCGTGTGA